The genomic stretch ACTAGGGCAGAGGTGACCGTCTTCTGCCAAGAAGGGCACTCGGTGTcttggcagaaggcagagggctgCCCCAATCTGTGTGTACATTTTCAGTAGCATTTGACTCTGGACCAAATGCTTGGCTGCGCTAGTGCTGTGGTGATGGGTGGGAATGCTcgttggccaggctggctggagGCTCCCACGGAGGGTGCTGGGCCTCGGCCAGGAGCTTCCCTTCAGCTGGCAAGTTGAGCTTTCTGTCAcggttggagggagtgtgtccaAATTCCAACTCTCAGCTTTCCAGAAGCTGCTGCTGATTGCCATCTGCTTTCAAGAATATGCTTATTGGGATTTTGGCCCAATGGGGAGTAAGAAGGATAATGACACAGAGCCAGACTTTTACCTGGCCCAGGCCATGCACAAACCCGGCCCAGCAGGGCCCGCGCTTTGGCATTTagaggatctcactctgtagctgccTCAGCGTCCTGGAGACTTGAGACAGGTGGGAGTCACCACACTCCTCAGGGTCAGAGATGCCTCTGACTCATGCCTACCAGCCAGGCCTGAGCTTTTGAGGATGGAAAACCAGTCAGCCTTGGTTACCCTCATCCACCAGGTGTCATTACTCTCCCAAGACAGCTTCTGGTCAGAGCTGTTCCCACGGCGCTGGGAGGCTACTTCTGATAGAGCAAAGGAAACGAAACGAAGGACTTTCCGCTTAGGCCACGTTTGAGCCTCCTGGTGTTTAGACTGCGATCTGTTGTTTAAGGTAGCTGAAAGATTTAAGGGCTAAAAGACCTAAAGCACACCCCAGGAAGGAGTGTCTTCCTTAGTTTCAGAGTACGCAAAGGCAGCTCTGAAAGTAGCTTAAGATCACACATCTGGAAAATGAGGATTGGGATCCAGGGATCCAGTGCTCGGATCCAAATGCCACTTCTATACCTTACAAAAAGTAATTCAGCAGAAGCTGCAGCACACACCATCTATCcctgcagtcaggaggcagaagcaggtggatctgagttcaagaccagcctgagagccagacatggtggtgcacgcctttaacccagcactcaggaggcagaggcagagtgcgtctctgtgagtttgaggccaccctggtctacaaagtgagtccagaacagtcaaggctacacagagaaaccctgcctgggggtgggggtgggggtgaagaccagcctgatctacatagcaagtttcagaagttccaggacagccagagggagCTACCCCAAGTATTGTATTCCTGTCTCAACTTCCCTGACcactcctcaaaaaaaaaaaaaaaaaaaaaaaaaaaaaaaaaaagaagaagaaaaaggtaatCTGTTGCAGATTTTCAtagtctgtatacacacacacacacacacatatatacacacatatatatgtatatatatatatacaggtatgtatgtatgtatgtatatatgcatgcccGTATCATAAAGAAAACTTCAGAAACATCTCACTTAGAGCACACAGTCCCTTTTTCCTCCCATCACTATACTGTCTCCACCATTGTCAGTAGACTAGGCTGTTGGTTAGAGCTTTGATCAAACATTTAATTTACACAtagagggactggagagctgTCTTACTTGTTAAGATTACTgggtgttctttcagaggacccaggttcaattcccagcatccatttggcagttcacaactgtctgcaattccaatttgagggaatccaacacccttacatagacacacatgcaggcaaaacagcaatgcacataaagtaaatattttttaaagattacacacagggctggacagtggtggttcattcctttaatcccagcactcaggaggcagaggcaaatggatctctgagttcaaggtcagcctggtctacagagtcaattataggacagccagggctacatagagaaaccctatctcgaaaacccaaaaaacaaaaccaaacaaagaaaaagaaaaacaagtatgaaaaaacaaacaaataaaaaataggacTTACACATAGGTCAGCAGTGGGCTTAAGACTGCTTAATGCAGCtaactgtggtggcacacacctttaatcccagcacttgggaggcagagacaggcggatcactgtgagctcgaagctagcctggtctacaaagcgagtccaggacagagaacctgtctcaaaaaaggccaaaaacaaacaacaaaagactgcctggccgggcgtggtggcgcacgcctttaatcccagcactcgggaggcagaggcaggcggatcgctgtgagttcgaggccagcctggtctacaaagtgagtccaggatggccaaggctacacagagaaaccctgtctcgaaaaaccaaaaaaaaaaaaaaaaaaaaaaaaaaaaaaaaaaaaaaaaaaaagactgcctgATGCTTGCGCCCAGGGAGATTTGAGGCAGCTCCACTCAGCAGTGAAAACAGTTACTGCTCTACACTGTACCGTGCGCCCCCTCCGCCCCCGAGAAGGGGCTCCTGTGCTCACCGTCTCCTCTCCTAACTGGcctccagagacaggaagaccatAATGGACAGTGCTGTCAGGATGTGTGGGCAGTCCCAGCCAGGATGTCTTGTAGCTTTCAGACCCTGGGTTACATCAGCTTCTAGCTCATCCCTTGAGACTCCAGGTCAAGTCCAAGGCAGGAAGTTGCAATGGAGGAGTAGTCCCAGGAGCCAGTAGGTCAGGAAGTAGGCCAGAACGCACTTTGTGACTGGAGAACAAGTCTTCCAGTTGTATAGGAGTTCCATGAGACAGTTTCTGAGGGGCTTCTGTCCTGGTGGGGAGTGCTCAAGAGGCCTCCCAGGTGCAGTGTCCACAGATCTCAACAGTGGTTCGTGACTCTGAAGCAAGTGAGCTGAAAACCAGTACATAATAGGAGTGGAAGAGCCCAAAAACCGGGTGAGAACCTAGAAAAGCCATATTGATTGGAGCATCAGTGACGTGCCTGGATGAGTCATGGCCTGACACTAGGAAAGCAAATTCAGCAAAGCGGCCTGATGAAgatgtgtgcaccaccagcccagCAGACCTGAGTTACCAATCATCGGTCTCAGTATAATCACAAGTATGGGCCGACCAATGCTAACCACGCTATGTGATCTGATTTTAGCCCATAGTCTCTAAGTTTTTGTCTGTGTTGGAGGCCAGGAACCCGAGGAGGCTTTCTCACAGGGGATGGCGCAGAGAGAAGTGGCAAGTCTTGGTTCAGCCTTTCCCATCTCAAGGGAGCTCTAAGCTAAGTCTCCAAGTGCTCTGACCTACCTTGTCTGAGCTTGCCTGGCACTCACTTTACAGGTgaagcagccacagccacagattGCTGTTTTTTACTTCCTCTAACCACttggctcagagaacatcacaaCTGTCAATATACGTCTTTGAGAGAGGGCTGGTCAGTGTGGGGACAAGACTTTCCTGGAGACAGTCAAGAACTTTATAACTGGATAGAAACTCAAGCCCCTAATCCTGTACTGCCACCACCATCCCAAAACCTGGACAAGATGTCTATCACCTGTGCTCAAGACTCACACCCCGGCTTGTACCCATTCCTTCCCCCATCTGCCTAGAATGTTTTttgctgctgctttgttttggagacagaattttaTGTAGTGCATGTAGTCAAGAgttttggaattttgatttctttaaaaaacacagaaatgcatggtggcacacacctgtaatcccagcatgcataaggcagaggtgggtgggtctctgtgaattcaaggccagctgggtctacaaagcgagtctaggacagccagggctacacagagaaactgtgtcttgaaagaaaaaaaaaaaaaaaggagccaggcgtggtggtgcacgcctttaatcccagcactcgggaggcagaggcaggcggattgctgtgagttcgagaccagcctggtctacaaagtgagtccaggatggccaaggctaaacagagaaaccctgtctcgaaaaaccaaaaaaaaaaaaaaaaaagaaaagaaaagaaaaaaaacaaaacaaaacaaaagactcagaAATATTCTAAGAacatgttttcgttttaatcccaggtgtggtgataacgggctgctttgcagcagctgactatgatttgcctcctgctctggaaggggcatgattttgccagctgcagacaatTTCTGTGattgtgacatttggaattctggggccGTTTCAGAGGGTATAGAAATGCTAAGACCCCAAGAAGCGGGGTGGTTgctggttgtggtttgttaagtaaccatgtgcaaagaagaaacaggaagaatgaATTAGATATCCTGAAAGCAAAGATCAAACTTTCCCCAAGGAGCTCGATGCCCCGATTCAGCAGGGAGTAGTTTAACAATAAAGTCACCCCCTTTCAGACCTCTGACTTTATtgagggatctctttcctttcctctctatcttttTCTCTTATCTAGGGTTGGGGGTTAAAAGGGTGAAGAAAAGGGGCAGAGAagggcagaagaaagaggaaccCACAAAGTGGCAAATGATGGCTCCAAGTACAGGCTGATCTCAGTCTATGTATCTGAAGATGGTTGTGAAGGgatcttttgagacagtttctccctgaacctggacTTCACTGATTGGCTAAACTGGCTGCCAGCACACcctgggtcctcctgtctctctcccagcACTAAGACCACAGATGagcaccactatgcctagctcTTACGTGGGTGCTCAGTTGAGGATGCAGCTTCAGCTTGGGCTGTAGGCTCTTCATCAACTCAGCCATCGCCCTACTCCTAcatgcttgttgttgttgttttgtttttagagacagggtttctctgtgtagctttggctgtcctgggctcactttgtagaccaggctgacctccaactcacagcaatccccctgcttctgcctccccagtgctggcattaaaggtgtgcgccaccatgccaggcctcacATGCCTCTTATATgggaagttgcttttgtttttctgtcttcagaACACATTTAAAGTATGATGCCTTCCTCCCTTAGTGAATTAAGTACTTTTCCACATCCACAATAAATACACAGATTGTGTGGTCAGCTCTCTTCTTTCATCTTGTGGAGTcaatcaggcttggcagcaagtgcctgcaTCCACTAAACTATTTTACTCCCCTACATCTTTACTTcagagctggggattgaactcagggcttctcacatgctaggcaagtactcgaCCACTAAGTTATTCTCTCAACTCACCTGCAGTACTTTATCTGAACTTTCATTTGATTTCTTGAGCAGGATCTCGATGCGTAGGTCTGGCTGGCTGGGAATTTACCCTGAATTCAGGAtgttctccctgcctctgtttcccaagcaATGGAGCTacacatgtgtcaccatgcctgggtggatttaattttttgtttgagacaggatttcactatgtagccccagctggcctcaaactggtcTATGACCTACCCACTGggatgaattttttgtttgtttgtttgttttgagacagtttctttgtgtagcctttgttcTGCAACTCAcactgtagaacaggctggccttgaactcagaaatcagcctgcctctgagtgggaccaaagacatgtgccactaccaccagcTAATTCCTCCCCCGCTCCccccagacaggttttctctgtgtagccttgcctgtcctgaactcactttgtagaccaggctggcctcaaaactcaagcgatccacctgtctctgcctcccaagtgctgggattaaagtcggcGCCACCATACCGGCCCTCTAATTCTTACAGCACTAGTATAATTTGAAATAAGCAAATGGGTTCTATAAAGCTCAggatggcttttgtttgtttgttttttgttttttcgaggcagggtttctctatgtaacaggtctggctgtcctggaactcgctctgtagtccaggctggcctcgaactcatggttatccgcctgcctctgcctcccaagtgctaagattaaaggcgtgcaccaccacgccaggcccttgtttttgttttttttgaggcagggtgtcactAAGTAGTGAGTAgtgcctgaaactcacagagattcccctgcctccaccttccaagcaCAGAGATTTCAGGTAGTTTTATGCAGTGTTAAGAAAGGACCCGAGGTCTTCAAGCATTCTAGGAAAGCAGTCTACCGAGCTGGCTAGCCCCTAGCTTTACCTGCCTCCTATGTCTGCCTCCCTGTTCATACCATGGACTCACTAcggcagtaattttttttaaaaaatatttttatttaattttaatttatgtgcattggtgtgagggtgtcagatcttggagttacagacagttgtgagctgccatgagggtgctgggaattgaacccgggacctttagaaaagcagacagtgctcttaaccactgagccaactctccagtacGGCAGTAATTTTATCTTACTTGTGTCCCATCCTCAGAGTTCTGATTCAGATTCTAGAACAAAGAACGCCCTAGGCTTGTGCTTGTCTAGCTATTTAGCCTATGCAGATATGAAAAGtgttttgtagttcaggctgaacTTCAATTTAaaaccctcctcctccccagtgctgggattacagctgtgcctGACCTTGTCTGTTGACTACAGGCGGCATGAGTAGCTCTCTTGTCTAAGGTTTCAGCTGCACTCACACAGCATCCCAGGCAGACCCGCCTCACctgaacatgcatgcacagaccTCCGAAGAGCAGCAGCACTGCAGCGTGGACCAGGTACACAAACACCTTTGGACTGAGGAAGCCAGGGCGGGGCTTCTCCAGCCTCTCACTGTCCTTGCTCCTTTGCAGCCCAAGTGTAAGGCAGAACCAAGGGTGGGTGCTCACGAACGTCCAGGCTGCCCATACGACCAGTACAGCCACTGGTGTAGCCAGCAGAAAATTGGGCAGCTGCCTGAGCTCATAGTAGCGCAGAAGACCAACATTCCAGTAGACATCCTGGATGTAGCTGTATATCAGAGGAAGGTCCCAGG from Acomys russatus chromosome 29, mAcoRus1.1, whole genome shotgun sequence encodes the following:
- the Pigv gene encoding GPI mannosyltransferase 2 isoform X4 — translated: MWALDPYQKEVLRFAVSCRVLTLALQALFNTIIPDHHADAFSPPRLAPSGSVDQLIEGGSAHSIPEPLVQLAVDKGYRTAGENEPPWCSWDLPLIYSYIQDVYWNVGLLRYYELRQLPNFLLATPVAVLVVWAAWTFVSTHPWFCLTLGLQRSKDSERLEKPRPGFLSPKVFVYLVHAAVLLLFGGLCMHVQVLTRFLGSSTPIMYWFSAHLLQSHEPLLRSVDTAPGRPLEHSPPGQKPLRNCLMELLYNWKTCSPVTKCVLAYFLTYWLLGLLLHCNFLPWT